In Apium graveolens cultivar Ventura chromosome 10, ASM990537v1, whole genome shotgun sequence, the following are encoded in one genomic region:
- the LOC141692997 gene encoding serine/threonine-protein kinase PEPKR2, translating to MRQKRKGSDFLCPNEGLTSDSEKVKSNLRCHYSLEDYARLKKRCKEDVENVETVESSRVRLVGRIAATAPACATSSSSGLLGRGIKRKIGCIDAATQMGRKNKIEDDYITGATIGKGKFGSVWLCRSKVTEEDFACKTLVKGEETVHREVEIMQHLSGHSGVVTLKAVYEDSESFHLVMELCSGGRLIDQMKKQGRYSEHQAANIFKDLMVVIKYCHEMGVVHRDIKPENILLTNSGKMKLADFGLAMRITSDQSLNGLAGSPAYVAPEVLLGNYSEKVDVWSAGVLLYALLAGVLPFKGDSLKDVFEAIKTVKLDFQAGIWEHVSKPARDLLERILTRDASARITADEVLTHPWILFYTERTLRTLSIKSKTKNQSGSHQLPVTKVTPDLNGKIRDNNCADDNLNRDSSSGSSSQESTEKDECGFVDALAVAISRVTISEPKRSRLCGPTSPIREQCSSNVTSNNLCKAF from the exons ATGAGGCAGAAGAGgaaagggagtgattttttgTGTCCGAATGAGGGATTAACAAGTGATTCGGAAAAAGTGAAGTCTAATTTAAGGTGTCATTATTCGTTGGAAGATTATGCTAGGTTAAAAAAGAGGTGTAAAGAAGATGTTGAGAATGTCGAGACAGTTGAGTCATCTAGAGTTAGGCTGGTGGGGAGGATTGCTGCTACGGCTCCAGCTTGTGCGACATCGTCGTCGTCTGGTTTGTTAGGAAGGGGGATTAAGAGGAAGATTGGGTGTATTGACGCGGCAACGCAAATGGGGAGGAAGAATAAGATTGAGGATGATTATATCACGGGTGCTACGATTGGGAAAGGGAAGTTTGGGTCGGTGTGGTTGTGTAGGAGTAAGGTTACGGAAGAGGATTTTGCGTGTAAGACGTTGGTTAAAGGGGAGGAGACTGTGCATCGTGAGGTGGAGATAATGCAGCATTTGTCAGGGCATTCGGGTGTTGTTACGTTGAAAGCAGTGTATGAGGATTCGGAAAGTTTTCATCTTGTGATGGAGTTGTGTTCAGGCGGAAGGCTGATTGATCAGATGAAAAAACAGGGAAGGTATTCAGAACATCAAGCAGCTAATATTTTTAAGGATTTGATGGTGGTGATAAAGTATTGTCATGAGATGGGAGTTGTTCATAGGGATATAAAGCCGGAAAATATCTTGCTAACGAACTCTGGTAAGATGAAGCTTGCGGATTTTGGTCTGGCCATGAGGATCACAAGTG ATCAAAGTTTAAACGGATTGGCTGGAAGTCCGGCTTATGTTGCCCCGGAAGTATTGTTAGGGAATTACTCCGAGAAAGTGGATGTCTGGAGTGCTGGAGTCCTTTTATATGCTTTGCTGGCTGGAGTTCTTCCATTTAAAGGAGATTCGCTAAAAGATGTCTTTGAGGCGATCAAGACTGTAAAGCTTGATTTCCAAGCAGGAATATGGGAACATGTATCGAAACCTGCACGAGATTTGCTTGAGCGGATACTTACAAGGGATGCTTCTGCAAGAATTACAGCCGATGAAGTTTTAA CACATCCTTGGATTTTGTTTTACACTGAGCGCACCTTGAGGACGTTATCAATCAAGTCAAAAACAAAGAATCAATCAGGATCTCACCAGCTACCAGTAACTAAAGTTACTCCAGATTTAAATGGAAAGATAAGAGACAACAATTGTGCGGATGATAATTTAAATCGAGATTCATCTTCCGGTAGCTCAAGCCAGGAAAGCACAGAGAAGGATGAATGCGGTTTTGTAGATGCACTTGCCGTAGCAATCTCACGTGTGACTATCTCTGAACCAAAGAGGAGCAGGTTGTGTGGTCCCACTAGTCCTATACGGGAGCAGTGTTCGTCTAACGTAACTTCTAACAATCTTTGCAAAGCATTCTGA